AGGCGCGTTCCGATCAGCCGCGTCAAATACAGATTGAATCCGAATTCCACGTCGTTGCGCGCGCTGGTCGCCCCTTGCGCTTCGGAGGTGTGGCCGACATCGAGGATGATCCTGAATTTGCGCGGATCGCAGGTCTCCGGCGCGGATGGCTTGATCTTGACCCGCGCGGCCTTGCGTGCCGCGGCCGCTTCGCTGTCGTCCACCGACGAAACCATGAGCGGGATCAGCGAAACAACGATGGCGGCGGTGATGCGCCACGACATTCTCACACCGGCCGTTCCCCCTTCACCGTCACGCGCGTGCCCGAGCGTGTATGCGGCCAGTAGTCCCACATCGCGCGATGCTGGGTGCAGCGGTTGTCCCAGAAGGCGATGGCGTTCTCGGTCCAGCGGAAGCGGCACTGGAACAGCGGGTTCTCGGCGTGCTGGTAGAGATAGGCCAGCACCGCGTCGCTCTCGTCGCGCGGGATGCCGTTGATGTGCCTGACGAAACCGCGGTTGACGTAGAGCGCCTTCTTGCCCGTGACCGGGTGCGTGCGCACGACGGGGTGCTCCGCATTCGGGTAGGACGGCCGATCGGCGACGCCGTAATTCGCATAGAGCCCGCGATAGATCGGCTCGCCATCGTGCAGCGCGGTGAGTCCGTCGAGATAGGCCTTCATGCGATCCGACAGCGCCTCATAGGCCGCATACATGTTGGCGAACAGCGTGTCGCCGCCGCGCGGCGGGCACTGCTTGATGTAGAGGATCGAGCCCATCGGCGGCTCGAGATCGCAGGACACGTCGGAATGCCAGCCCTCGCCGTTCGCGCGCGGCGAGTTCTTGTCGGCATGGATCTTCATCAGCGCCGGGTCTTCGTCCTCGTGCGGTGCGGCGGGATGAAAATGCAGCTCGCCGAACTTGCGGCCGAAGGCCAGATGCTGCTTCGGCGTGATGGTCTGGTCGCGGAAGAAGATCACGAGGTTTTCGGCCAGCGCGCGGTGGATCTCGTCCATTTGCTGGTTCGAGCGCGCATCGCCCTCGACGAGCTTGCCGATCTCGACGCCGGAAATTTCCGCGCCGATGATCGGCGTGAGCTTCTCGACCGCGATGGTCTCGTAAGGCGCGCCGTCGTCGGCCGTGTGGCGATAACGCGGGCCTTGCTTGCCGGATAGCGAGCTCATGGGTGCCGTCTCCCGATCGTTCTTGATTGGGAGCCATCGTAGCCCGGATGACGCGAAGCGCAATCCGGGAACGGTCGCGCAAAAGAAGAGGGCGGGCCGCTGTTCGCTAACCCGCCCTACGATTCCAACATCTGGAAGACGGCTACTCCGCCGCTGATACGGGCGCCTTGGCGCCCTGGCCGTAGCGCTGGTCGATGTAGTCGATCACCAGCGCCTTGAAGTCGGCGGAGATGGTCGGGCCGCGCAGCGTGCGGAACTTCTTGCCGTCGACGAAAACGGGCGCAGCCGGCGCTTCGCCGGTGCCGGGCAGCGAGATGCCGATATTGGCGTGCTTGGATTCGCCGGGGCCGTTGACGATGCAGCCCATCACCGCGACGTTGAGCTCCTCGACGCCGGGATATTTGCTCTTCCAGTTCGGCATCTCGTCGCGGATGAAATCCTGGATCGAGCGGGCGAGTTCCTGGAACGTGGTCGAGGTGGTGCGGCCGCAGCCGGGGCACGCGGCGACCAGCGGCACGAAGGTGCGGAAGCCCATGGTCTGCAGCAGCTCCTGGCCGACCTGCACCTCACGGGTGCGGTCGCCGCCGGGCTCCGGCGTCAGCGAGATGCGGATGGTGTCGCCGATGCCCTGCTGCAGGAGGATGCCGAGCGCGGCGGACGACGCAACGATGCCCTTCGAGCCCATGCCGGCCTCGGTGAGGCCGAGATGGATGGCGTAGTCGGAACGCGAGGCGAGATCCTGATAGACCGCAATGAGGTCCTGCACCGCCGAGACTTTTGCGGAGAGGATGATGCGGTCCTTGGGCATGCCGAGCTCTTCGGCACGCGCGGCCGAGAGCAGCGCGGACTGCACCATCGCCTCGCGCGTCACCGCGCGCACGTCGCGCGGATTGGCGGAGGCGGCGTTCTCGTCCATCAGCTTGGTCAGCAGCTCCTGGTCGAGCGAGCCCCAGTTGGCGCCGATGCGGACCGGCTTGCCGTTCTTGTTCGCGATCTCGATGATGTCGGCGAACTGGGTATCGCGCTTGTCCTTGAAGCCGACATTGCCGGGATTGATGCGGTACTTCGCCAGCGCCTCGGCGCAGGCCGGATAGGCCGCCAGCAGCTTGTGGCCGATATAGTGGAAGTCGCCGATCAGCGGCGTGGTGATGCCGCGCTTGGCGAGGCCGTCGCGGATGTGCGGGACGGCGGCAGCAGCCTCTTCGCGGTCCACGGTGATGCGGACCATTTCGGAGCCGGCGCGCGCGAGCGCTGCGACCTGGGCGATGGTGCCGTCGATGTCGGCGGTGTCGGTGTTGGTCATCGACTGCACGACGATCGGCGCGCCGCCGCCGACGGCGACGTTGCCGACCTTGACCTGGGTGGTGTGATGGCGCGGCGCGGGCCCCGCGATGTCGGAATC
The genomic region above belongs to Bradyrhizobium sp. CCBAU 53338 and contains:
- a CDS encoding TauD/TfdA family dioxygenase yields the protein MSSLSGKQGPRYRHTADDGAPYETIAVEKLTPIIGAEISGVEIGKLVEGDARSNQQMDEIHRALAENLVIFFRDQTITPKQHLAFGRKFGELHFHPAAPHEDEDPALMKIHADKNSPRANGEGWHSDVSCDLEPPMGSILYIKQCPPRGGDTLFANMYAAYEALSDRMKAYLDGLTALHDGEPIYRGLYANYGVADRPSYPNAEHPVVRTHPVTGKKALYVNRGFVRHINGIPRDESDAVLAYLYQHAENPLFQCRFRWTENAIAFWDNRCTQHRAMWDYWPHTRSGTRVTVKGERPV
- the ispG gene encoding flavodoxin-dependent (E)-4-hydroxy-3-methylbut-2-enyl-diphosphate synthase, coding for MNKPENTIDSDIAGPAPRHHTTQVKVGNVAVGGGAPIVVQSMTNTDTADIDGTIAQVAALARAGSEMVRITVDREEAAAAVPHIRDGLAKRGITTPLIGDFHYIGHKLLAAYPACAEALAKYRINPGNVGFKDKRDTQFADIIEIANKNGKPVRIGANWGSLDQELLTKLMDENAASANPRDVRAVTREAMVQSALLSAARAEELGMPKDRIILSAKVSAVQDLIAVYQDLASRSDYAIHLGLTEAGMGSKGIVASSAALGILLQQGIGDTIRISLTPEPGGDRTREVQVGQELLQTMGFRTFVPLVAACPGCGRTTSTTFQELARSIQDFIRDEMPNWKSKYPGVEELNVAVMGCIVNGPGESKHANIGISLPGTGEAPAAPVFVDGKKFRTLRGPTISADFKALVIDYIDQRYGQGAKAPVSAAE